The Papaver somniferum cultivar HN1 chromosome 6, ASM357369v1, whole genome shotgun sequence genome segment TTTCAATATCAGATGTTAGGTAACACCATTCTACAAGCAGACATCTATTTTAAAAAAGAGCACTAGGGCACATCAAAgaatagccaaaaaaaaaaacagtgaacTTCGTGGTTGAGGGGATATTTTCTTCGCTCGTTCGGTTCTATTGTTtaatattctatttttttttttatcatggatAGACTTTGGGAGTTCCCATTATTAAATTTGATCTGGCTTCTCATcaaaaattccaaattgtttttaATTTATTACGATTTAAGTATCAATGATTTTAAAAATTTGTTACGATTGAAGTATCAATTATTAtaaaataagtaaaaataattATCATACTAGTACTCCTACCATTTTATTCAAGCTTCATATTTATCCTCTCGTTCTTTGCCATCTGAGAGCCCACTGCTTCTCCCCTCTGACCTCCTCTTCTTCAGGGGTGAAGTAAGATTGAACAAGTAATAGTTTGCCGCCAAGATAAGGTCGATCAAGGGTACCTCGATAAGGGATATTACACTTGTTTCTTCATCAACTTAACCACGGTCTCCTCTAGGAGTTTCGACATGTTTCCTGCAGTACTCCATGACTTGAGCCAAGATCTTGTTTTTTATAAATTTGCTATCGTCTTTATCCCCATGagtccaaaaaacaaaaaaaaggctCACGGAAGGCAACAAAAACTAAAAGAATTTTTGGAGTCTGTCAGACAACAGCACGATCATCACAGCAGGCCAAAGCCAGGCTGAGGACGATCATCTACAGCCACATTAATCTACATCATATGTGGTAAACCATTAATCAAGCACTGATCGTGCTGTCCTGTTTCGTCAACCAGACTTAGGTTCCTGTCTCCTAAAACTCAAGGATACAGAGGTACGAGCCTATGGAACAGATCCTGTTCAAATAAGGTTGTGTCCAGTTTGCCAACTTCACCCACTATAAACTAGAGTCTACTTCCCGGTGTGGGACTAAGAAATGAAATGAGGGTTTAGCTAGATTCTTTCGAACCCCCTTGGGACATAGAACCATATATACCTTCAGAAGCTTGCAGGTTGGAAACCTGAAAGGGACACTGAGATTAAAGCGCTCCCCATTCAGAACTTTTCTGAGATTACCATCTTTGAGGTCAACATGATCAATAAAATCAAAGGGTGTAGAAAACTAAAAAATATGTTGAAGCCATAAAAAAGAAAACAGACAAGAAAAATGAAAACTTAAGAAACCAAAATCTTGTGTTAAAACTTGGAAAAGAAACCAAACCTGTAAGAAGTCGATAACAGGAAGGATTGCTGATGGCAGAAAAGACTGAGGCACTACCGCACTAGTTTCAAAAGACTGACCCGGTAATCATTGGTTAACAATTGAATCCAGATTATGCAAGCACGTCATGTTAACAAGATCAGAACtacttttgaaattcaaattcaCACTGTAACCAGTGTGAAAGGAAACTGTTAATAAAATTCAAGATGGGGATGTCAAAGTAATACCTTCAAGGGAAGAAGTCGAGAATACTGTTGACACAAGATTGAACATCTTGAACTTACTATGAAGCTTCCGTTGAATCCCTAAGACAAATATGGTATTAGCTTCACACTGGGATTCAATTCTGAAGGGAgagattcagaaaaaaaaaatggggaaTTTAAGAATCTCAACAAAATCATGGTTTTTCAGTGCAAATACCAGCTACAAGCCTACAACTACTTCACTCTTCTCTTGTGAACTTCTTTTCAGTTCATCCATTGTTTTCATGTTCACAATTCTTGTTACTGAACTAACTATTACAATCTTCAAAAAGCAATCATTTATCTTCAAGCAATTCTGTATTTCTGTTAATGTAGAATTTGACAAATTAAATGAGAATCAGACATTTGCTGTCGTGTCAGATTTCAAATCCAGAAAAAATTAGACATTAGAAACAAAGAATAACCCAAGAACGGAAAGGATGCCATAATGACATACCAGGATTAATAAAAATAGAAGGATGCCAGGTTCCCAATCATCATTGGCAAAGTCATAATAAACCTACTCTACAACTCTAATAACACAGATAAAGATAACCATTGTTTTCATGTAGTTTGTGATTCTTGTTTATCTTCTAATAACAATCCCGTGTCTCACTTAATTGCTGTAAATTTacaatttatcaaaagatgacAGTTTGCAGTTGCTCTAAAATAAAAACATATCCATAACTAATGTGATCTATTTAGGTTCCTGTCTTACGGAATAAAAAATTTACCATCCCCATTTTAGCCGAGTCCAAcaaaaagatttttggagtctgtCAGACAACCGAACGATCATCACAGCAGGCCAAAGCCAAGCTGAGAACGATCATCTACAGCCACACGATCTACATCATAGATCGGTAACCATTAATCACGCTCTGATTGCGCGGTCCTGATTCATCAACCAGACTACGGTTCCTGTCTCCTTAGAACTCAAGGATACAGAGGTACGAGCCTATAGAACAGATCCTGTTCAAGTAAGGTCGTGTCCAGAATGCCAACTTCACCCGCTATAAACTAGAGTCTATTTCCCACTGTTTTCGATGTGGGACTAAGAAATGAAATGAGGTCTAGAATATACTTTCGAATCCCCTTGAGAGAGAGAACCATACAAATACCTTTAGAAGGTCGCAGGTTCGAAACCTGTAAGGGACAAAGATTAAAAGCTCCTCCATCCAGAACTATTTAAGGTTATTATCTTTGAGGTCGACATGATCAATCGAATCAAAGATGTTGAAgccatagaaaaagaaaaaataaacagcAAAAATTGAACGCAAGAAACCAAAACCTTGTGTTCAAAAAAACCTCAAAACTTGGAACAGGAAACCAACACCTATCAAGGATTTGTGATGGCAGAATATGGTTTGGGAAATTTAAGAGTGATAGGTCTCTGATCATCTGGTACTTTGTGCACTGGGCCTCTAGATAGTCTTTAGTTCCCAACTGAGGCACGAGTTTCAAAAGATTCACCTGGTAATTATCATTAGTTAACAAGATCAAAACTGCACGGGGAATTCAGATTAGGCAAGCACGTCATGTTTTCAAGATCACCATGCTGGAGAGTGGAGCTCAACATGGGCTCTTTGACTTTGGAAATGAAAGGCTCCAGTTCTTCCTCTTTGACCTGGATCCAAAGGAGTTGCACCTATCCACTCCCCAAGATCTTTTGCATCTGCCAATGAAGTTGATAGTGCCATTATGCGAATTATGCTATCATTCAGACTTGCAATACATCTCATGAATCAGCCAGCCACTTCCTGAATCTTCATCAATCACCGGACCTCTCCGCACCCTCTCTCGATCCTCGAATCTATCGCTACTCTCGTCTTTTAATCACCTAGCTTCTTCTCTAATACTTTTCTCCATGTTCTTCTGTCGTTCTTTAGCAGTTGTTCTTGCGGCATACAAATATTCAAGAATGGATGCTACTTCAGGACCCAATCCCATCATTTAACTTATTCTGCGGTTTGAAAGATCAattgtttttaaaatatttatataatttaAAATTACTGACATCATCATGAATTATTTTGAACTAAAATGTAAATGATAAGGTTATAAGTGTACTTTTCATATatttggactaatttgtacctagtcgACTCGAGCTGGACtaaattatatttttggactgattttttggactaaaccatatTTTCCCCCAAAAATGTCGTGTTCCTAACAACTGTAGACAACACtacagaaaaacaaaaacaagaatttaTCCGCTAAGGCTAGGGAAAATAGCCTAAGGTTAGCAAAGGTGTGACATAAAGCAAAAAAGAACCTCAGTTGTTATCTATGGCCAGATTGGCAAAAAGATTTCCAAACCGTATCTGCTAGTTCTTCATTAGCATCCAAGATAAATGAGTACTCAGGGTGAGCAAGCTTTATGGCTTTTACAACTTCAATGTCTGCATTCAGATTCTTTTGAACTTTAAGCTTCAAGGTGTTGAACCTTGTTTCCGATACTTTGAAGCCAATTTGGCAGCTTCATCTAGAGAACCTATTGGAATCTGCACATACAACATTTGTTCTCTGTTTACAGAAGACTTGTTTTGATGATATAGCAGCATTAATATGTAAGGAAAGAACTAAACTGTTATATCAGTTTTAATGGTGTTCGATGCACCACCAAATAATTTCAGCAGCAGTGTACCAATACTTGTCGTAACTGCGTCAGTCAATGCCATCTCAAGTCCTGCCCTAACCTTCAAACAATCACATGGCTACACAAGAACTGCAAAATTAATTTAAGCATGTTTAATATTACTATTACCATAAAATAAGCAAAACCACTGCATAATTTTAGCGACTGCACATGATATAACTATCCCTCTATTTCTTTCTACTTTTCAGAGATCAAACCTATAAAAGACTAGTTTCACTCACATATATGGAGGTAGATTTCTAAGCCAAACCTTGTAAGAAGTTTAACAATCCACACCACTTTTCGGGAACTTTTAGGCTTTTAGAACATGCACTGAAGTTCAGTATCAAATATCTAAGACTACAACGTTCATTTTGCCACTATAATCACGGTTGCATTTAGAAAATGAGTTTTCATACACAAATCTTTGATGGTGTAAGAGAATCAGCAAACTACGAAGCATAAccatagtgattatgattatggtCGTAAAGGTTGACCAAAAATTTCATTCTGACTATTATTTCTTCCATATTGCATAGGACACACCAAAATCCATTCCCTCCCATGGTTTGCAGTACAACAAAGACTAACCATAAGAATCAAAAGATGAACTGAAAGATGAACAAAAAGAATTTTCCATGCCGTTGAACATGGTATCTTGTAATAAAACATGGATCTTGATATCAACTACAATATAGAGTTTGAAATACATACCACATAAAAATCGCAAAGAAATTACACCTCCAACAGCGAACAAATTGAGGTTTGCATCTTCCAGCTTGCCAATTGTCAACTTCATCTGATTTACAATCGTCAACATAGTTAAAACACATAGGTGCTTTACATTATATGTCCAGAACCCCATCAACTTCTAACTGTTTCTTTGCACCAATCTGCCAGAACCAGTTGATCAACTATTAGACTCTGATCCTGACTTAATCTGTTTACTGCTGTAACCAGGCAATCTCCTATTGGACTCTGATCCTGAATTAATCTGTTTACTGCTAGAACCAGGCAATCTACTATTGGACTCTGATCTTGACTTGATCTGCTTACTGACGGCACCAGGAGATTTGTTATTAGACTCAGATCCTGAGCCAGATGACCCAAATACTCCAAGAGCTTCTAAGAAGAACGTCTTGTTGGGAACAATACCATCTCTATCCATACGCTTTAGCAATTTATCTATAAGTTCCTTTATGTTGGCTTTTGTGTATGCTTTATAAAGAAGTTTATATGTCGAAGCCTGAGGAAGTAAGCCCTTATTACACACATTATCGAAAAGAACATCCGCTTCTGCGGGCAAGCCATTCATACAGTAGGTATCAAGCATGGCATTAAGAGTTGAAACTGGAACTTCCTTCCCAGATTCCACCATACTGTCGAATATTTCTCTAGCCCTTGAAACACAATCACAATATCCGTAAGTGGTTATCAAACTCTCATACGTGACAAAGCTTGGCGTATAACCCATATCAGTCATCTTTTGATACATTGTTTCTGCCTTCTCTCGAAGTCTCGCTTTCCCATAGTTTGTAATCATTGAATTGAATGTAGGCAATGTAGGTTTCTCCTTGGAACGTAGCAGGCTCTTGAAAACTTGCTCCATCTTATCAAACGACTGACGTCTCCCATAAGCATCGATCAGCAAATTAAAGGTAATAATATCTGGTTTAGTTTGATTACTCTTCATACGGGAGAGGACATCTTCCATTTCTCTTATCATCTTGTTTTTCCCATATGCATCCATCACACCGTTGTAAGTATAAGTGTCTGGCGAAACAATACCCTCTTCTAGTTCTTTGAACAATGCATTTACTTGATCGACATTACATGCTTGGGCGAAAGCTCTCAAAAGAATGTTGTATGTAACATTATTTGGATTACATCTTTCTATTCCCTTCATCTTCTCAAAGTACCCAAGGGCTTTGGCCAAAGCTTTAGGTTTATCTTTGGAGTGAAGGTGAGCTGTTATAAGTGCATTGTAGACTGAAGTGTCAGGGCGGCAACCACTATTACGCATCTCTGAGAAAAGCCACATTGCCATTCTCGTTTGCCCTTTCTTTCCCATCACAGATATCAACTTTGAATAAACACCATTATCTGCGACATACCACCGCTGCTTCTGCATCCACCTGAAAACCTAAAAAAGATGAAAATGGAACATTTAGTCAGTCAAGCTTAGCTAGTTGTAAAATATACATCCATACAGACCCAATGAAGGTTATCTAGCACATAAAAATGGCAAAACTGCAAAACATTTAAAGCTCATAACCCAATATCAACCAAGGATTAGACAAATCAGACAACGACATTTGCTGCAAGAATGTAAATTCACTCAACTTTTTTCCTTATAGCGGCTGCAGGATCAGCATTACAATGTCTCATGGAGCTATTTATCTTTCTCTTTCTGCAGCTCATCCTTGCCAACAATTACATTTGGCCAAAAGTATAAACTCCTCAAAGGGTGCATGAATGTCACAAGTTTTAGCTCAATGAAACACTAACAGCTCAAATTTCAACCAACTTTTCGCAAGAGTTTGAAAATGATGCTACTGGTTGCAATCGCGATGATAGTCACATCATAAACTAAAAAAGAATGTTGGATCATTTCCATCAAAGGGACAACAGTTGGATTTAAGCAGAGTGTAAGAACAAATTGAGTGGAAATAACTAGTCTACCATAACAAAAAATCCCCTTTCCTGATTTTTAATGGCTGAAGAAGCCCATCAATAAGAAAtcaaaaaaccctaattcataATTCAATGACCTCTAAAATCCCTCACAATCCCCCAATTAATAATCACTAAAATTaactaaaaattgaaaatttaggtAGGAGGAGAAATCAAACCTCAAGACATTGCAGCCATTTATCCTTCTTCCCAAGTTCTTcaaagagaagaaaacaatgtTCAGTTCTAACAATCTTAACATACTTATTCAATGTAGAAATTAGAGGT includes the following:
- the LOC113286970 gene encoding pentatricopeptide repeat-containing protein PPR5 homolog, chloroplastic-like, with the translated sequence MPSCISTLSLRLSTVTTSTFSLKKSTITDFNSTPPFLQGLIRKPILRISCVSAKRKTGSVSEKSESQELVYLLLRNFNDQKPLISTLNKYVKIVRTEHCFLLFEELGKKDKWLQCLEVFRWMQKQRWYVADNGVYSKLISVMGKKGQTRMAMWLFSEMRNSGCRPDTSVYNALITAHLHSKDKPKALAKALGYFEKMKGIERCNPNNVTYNILLRAFAQACNVDQVNALFKELEEGIVSPDTYTYNGVMDAYGKNKMIREMEDVLSRMKSNQTKPDIITFNLLIDAYGRRQSFDKMEQVFKSLLRSKEKPTLPTFNSMITNYGKARLREKAETMYQKMTDMGYTPSFVTYESLITTYGYCDCVSRAREIFDSMVESGKEVPVSTLNAMLDTYCMNGLPAEADVLFDNVCNKGLLPQASTYKLLYKAYTKANIKELIDKLLKRMDRDGIVPNKTFFLEALGVFGSSGSGSESNNKSPGAVSKQIKSRSESNSRLPGSSSKQINSGSESNRRLPGYSSKQIKSGSESNS